GCCGGCGGTGAGCGTGCAGACCACCAGCCACACGGTGGGGAGCGCGGGAATCCACAGGTAGCGCTCACGCTTCATCTTCACGAGCACCACGCACGCCAGCGTCAGCGCGATGGCGGCCAGCATCTGGTTGGCGATGCCGAACAGCGGCCAGAGCGTGTTGATGCCGCCCAGCGGATCCACCACGCCCTGGTAGAGGAAGTAGCCCCAGCCGCCCACGCAGATGGCCGTGGCGAGCAGGTTGGCGGACCAGGACTCGGTCTTGCGCAGCGGCGCGTACACCAGGCCGGCCAGCTCCTGGATCATGAAGCGGCCCACGCGCGTGCCCGCGTCCACGGTGGTGAGGATGAAGAGCGCCTCGAAGAGGATGGCGTAGTGGTACCAGAAGGCCATCATCCCCGCGCCCCCCACCAACCCATGGAGGATCTGCGCCATGCCCACCGCCAGGGTCGGCGCACCGCCCGCGCGGGACAGGATGGAGGACTCGCCAATCTCCTTGGCCGTCATGCTGAGCACGTCCGGGGTGACGACGAAGCCCCAGTCACTGATGGTCCGCGCCGCCTGCTCCACGGTGGTGCCAATCAGGCCGGGCGGCGAGTTCATGGAGAAGTACACGCCCGGGTCCAGCACCGAGGCGGCGATCAGCGCCATCATCGCGACGAAGGACTCCATCAGCATGGCGCCGTAGCCCACCATGAGCGTCTCGCGCTCGTTGGCCAGCATCTTGGGCGTGGTGCCCGAGGAGATGAGCGAGTGCCAGCCGGACACCGCGCCACAGGCGATGGTGATGAAGAGGAACGGGAACACGTTGCCGGAGAACACGGGCCCGGTGCCGTCGATGAACCGGGTCACCGCCGGCATCCGGAGCTCCGGCGCGGCCAGGACGATGCCCACGGCCAGCAGCAGGATGGTGCCGATCTTCAGGAAGGTGGACAGGTAGTCACGCGGCGCCAGCAGCAGCCACACCGGCAGCACCGAGGCGCAGAAGCCATAGGCGATGAGCATCCACGCCAGCGGCTTGCTGCCGTAGGTGAACAGCGGGGCCAGGGACGGAGCCTCGGCGACGAGGCCGCCCAGCCAGATGGAGAGCATCAGCAGCACGAAGCCGAGGATGGACACCTCGAGCACGCGGCCGGGGCGCAGGTAGCGCAGGTACACGCCCATCAGCAGAGCGATGGGGATGGTCATGGCCACGGTGAAGGTGCCCCAGGGGCTGTCGGTCAGCGCCTTGACCACCACCAGGGCCAGCACCGCGAGGATGATCATCATGATCATCAGCACGCCGATCATCGCCACCACCCCGGCGGCGGGGCCCAGCTCCAGGCGCACCATGTCGCCCAGGGACTTGCCGTCCCGGCGGATGGAGAGGAAGAGGATCATGAAGTCCTGCACGGCGCCGGCCAGCACCA
The sequence above is drawn from the Archangium gephyra genome and encodes:
- a CDS encoding carbon starvation CstA family protein; protein product: MGRLASRLGWALVAIIGAFCLGTVALHRGETINATWLVVASVCVYMLGYRFYGRFIADRALRLDPSRATPAQLRNDGLDYVPTDKWVLFGHHFAAIAGAGPLVGPVLAAQMGYLPGTMWILFGVVLAGAVQDFMILFLSIRRDGKSLGDMVRLELGPAAGVVAMIGVLMIMMIILAVLALVVVKALTDSPWGTFTVAMTIPIALLMGVYLRYLRPGRVLEVSILGFVLLMLSIWLGGLVAEAPSLAPLFTYGSKPLAWMLIAYGFCASVLPVWLLLAPRDYLSTFLKIGTILLLAVGIVLAAPELRMPAVTRFIDGTGPVFSGNVFPFLFITIACGAVSGWHSLISSGTTPKMLANERETLMVGYGAMLMESFVAMMALIAASVLDPGVYFSMNSPPGLIGTTVEQAARTISDWGFVVTPDVLSMTAKEIGESSILSRAGGAPTLAVGMAQILHGLVGGAGMMAFWYHYAILFEALFILTTVDAGTRVGRFMIQELAGLVYAPLRKTESWSANLLATAICVGGWGYFLYQGVVDPLGGINTLWPLFGIANQMLAAIALTLACVVLVKMKRERYLWIPALPTVWLVVCTLTAGWQKVFGGEVRVSFLAHARAFSAAAAEGKVLAPAKTLEDMERVITNDYVDATLTVLFMLLVIATVSFGIRAALAARRSAVPTAQETAPVPLATAGH